The DNA region CTGAGAAATGTTGGTGGACGTCACACAACACATGAATGATGGGGGTCACATGGAACGTTAGGCCTGTCTGATTCCCATGCTAGGGGTTTGGAAAAACATATGTCTGAGCCTCTGGGAATGAGGACTTCCGTGGATCTAAACTATTACTCAAAGATGAGGCCAGATCTTGGAGTTGGAGGCAGCAGATGCATTGTAATGTTAAACCCATGGCCACCAGTCATCACGTGAGCATATAAAGACtctcttcaggggcgcctgggtggctcagtcatcaagcatctgcctttggctcaggtcatgatccctgggatcgagccctgcattgggctccctgctcagcgggaagcctgcttctccctctcccactccccctgcttgtgttccatctctcgctacctctctctctgtcaaagaaataaataaagtcttttaaaaaaaaaagactctcatcAGATGGTCAGTAACAAAGACCCACAAGAGACCAAATATTACTTTGATTACATCACTGAGAGCCATATGTTAATGTGAATTCTTTTGCTTGGACCACCAGGACAACAGGGATTGGGaagaactcaaccacaaggagaGGTGGGGCCCCCAGCCACCATTCATCTTATAGACATACAGAAGCAACTATTATCACTCCTGAGACAGGGGCATAGGGGCTGTGTCTTAGGAACTGAACAAAGATCAGATGTGTTTGTTACTAGAACCCAAGGATGCATATACTAATGTGGATTCTCTGGCTTCGATCACCATGAGAACAGAGATAGGGTAAAACCACCAAGAGGAGAAGTGGGACTCTCCAGTTTGGTCAGAACAGTGAACACATCTATTGACCAAGTGAAACCATTCTCCAAGACCCAGCTCTAAATTACCCTTATTCTGGGAAGCCTTCCATCTGCCTTGACTTCATGGCAGAACCCTGGAATCCACTTTgggctgctccagctcctgcctTCCCCCCTGATGCTGCCTTGACCCCAAGGATTTGAGGGCATCTAATCCTGTCCTGTCTCCCCCAAGAGTGGGAGCTCCTAGTCCTCAGCAGCTGCTGGGGCTCtctgggcagagagagacagcagggagcCTCAATTGTGTTGAGTgttagaggaaggaggagaggctgcGGGTCCCGGAGGTCCTCTGATGATCCTCCTGGCCTCTCCAGACCCTGAGGGCAGCTCTTACAAGTTGGTTTCCCGGGGAGGCCCTGGGGAGCAGCCACCTGGGAGGCTGCAGAAGGGATAAAGCACACAGCATCTGTTCCAGGAGCCCTGAGGTCTggccccacacctgcccctgtGTGCCGCTGACAGCCTCAAGCGGGAGAGCTTCTTCTGCCCTAACCTGCTGGTTGCTTCCTCGAAGAGGCAGCCCAGGCTGAGGGGGACCAGGTGGGACAGGGTAGGTGGCAATATTTGGACAGTTGTGGGGAGCAAGACCCAGACTTGGGATGGAAACAGGGCTGGAAGAAGGGTCATAAGACAGGCTCTTTGCCTTGGGAAGCTGCTGGGGTTCTTCCGAGGGTGCCCACTTTGGGTCTTGGGTTCTTCACCCAACCTAGTGCCCTTTGCAGCTTCTACGTTTGTATTCTTGTTTGATGCTGTTTCTGCCCCCAAACCCACAATGTTTGTGGATACCTGGAGGATCTTTTTTGTTGTCCCAGCTCATGGGTAGGGAGGGGAAGCTACTGGCGTCTGGTGGATTGAGGTCAGTGTTGCTATTAAAGATTTTTCAATCTGGTACTCTTGTGGTCTATTCGTTTCAGTTGGTGACCAGTACAATTCCGTTATTATTAACTCAACTCAGAGGTTACATTAGGGTTGACTGTGTTactcattctgtgggttttgacaaatgtatagtgACATGTATACACCCTTACTGCATGGTCCAGAATAGTTTCAGGTGCTCTAATTTTAGTGTGCCCAAATGGAATTATGCTAGAGTGTTCATCTGCCTTTGCTTCATTCACTCAAGATCATTTAACAGGTTCCTTTACACTGCTGTGTGTGCATTGAACTCCTACCTGGGGACCCAGGAGTTGCTTCCAGCCCATGTGACCTCCCTTATCCCAGTTCCTTTTCCAAGCTGACTTGTCCATTTCCCCACTACAAGCAGTGCTACCTAAACATCCTTGACATGCTCCCTTCAGAGAGGTGTGAGCCATCAATATAGGTGCTCAGGAGCACGTGTCCTGGTGCACAGAGCAGGCGAAGTATGTGCTTCTCCAGTCTCTGTTCTCGCCAACAGGCTACAAGGATTTCTTTCTGCTGAAATTTCCATTAGCACTGGGCACTTTCTAGTCTGGGGGAAATGAATAGGTATACACTGAAAGTCCCTGGTAAttttcctctgtctttcctgTCTTAAAACCATCTTTTTTGTGCCCGTGTAACTCCTTCTGTGAGTTCTCTGCTCATATCCTTGGCTCATTTCTGCGTTGAGGTGTCTCCTTCTGAATGTCACTGGTTCCTTATTTCTTCTAGATAGTATTTCCTGGTCAATTTTCAGCAATGCAAAGGCCCTTTTCCCAAATTCCACCTGCCTATTCATGGATCCTTGATATACTTTGTTGAACAAAATCCTTCAGGAAACGttcatgtctgtttcctttcctgagcAGTGAACATTTATCTCCAGAGAATGGCATCAGCACTTACAGAAGATACGCTTATGAAATTCAAATGCTCTTTCATACATAAAACACGCATATATGTATTTCGTGTCTTTTTTAAGTTGCTATTTCAGTCCcgctagttaacatatagtataatattagtctcaggtgttcAATAcactgattcaacacttccatacaacacccggtgctcatcacaacaagtgaaatcctcaatccccatcacctatttctcccaccccctacccctcTACCCTCTGGTAATCAAcagttttttctctatacttaagagtctctttcttggtttgcctctaactctctctttttttccccctttgcttctttgttcatttcttaaattccatacatgagtgaaatcatatggtatttgtctttctctaactggcatatttcacttagcgtaacacTCTCTAGCTCaaccatgttgtcgcaaatggcaaaatttcatcctttttgatcattgagtaatattccattgtgtacataaaccacatcttctttacccaacACTTGagatgtttccataatttggctattgcagggaatgctgctatacacatcggagtgcatgtatccctttgaatcagtatttctgtgttctttgggtaaatatgtagtagtgcaattggtggatatagggtagttccatttttaactttttgaggaatctccatactgtatTCCAGAGTGGCAACCCCAGTtcgccttcccaccaacagtgtaaaagtgttcccctttctccatatcacCTTAATATTTGTGATTTTGGGCTTTGGTTAAGAAGTCCTTCTTCATTCTGAGATCCCAAAACTTCTCCTATtaactttaaatttcattttatgtgtgAAATCTATCTACCTTGGGTGTGGTCTTACACAGGAATTCAGATTTGTGCAGATTCAAAAAATGACCATCTTTCCCACCACAAACCAGTAAACAATCCATTCTTTCCATTTGACTTGTGCTCCCACCTTTATCACCTATTGGGTTTAGTGTCAGGCAAGGATAGTTTCCAAGATAGCCAACCAGAGTCATTCCATGTATCACACATATCATGCACGTCCTTTCCATTGTCACCCTTTTTTTAATGGTGGCAAGCCTATACTGACTCTCAACACGGGGAGggatatctcttttttttaatgttttttcattatattatgttagtggGATATCTCTTATCTCTCTTGTATACTCCATTTTTAGAAGACCAGTATAGCTTCTcactgactttatttttcagagagaggtTTAAGACAGTACTTGAATTTAAGTTGTAAATGTAGTTGCACTGAATATAATTTGGGGAAGAACTAATGTAATGGCTATATTAGCTCAATCCATCCAAGAGAGCACATTGGTTTCCGTATTTTCTGTGTACCCAGACCATCTTTTACATACCTATCCATGGTTAAAATTTCTGTCCTTGGAGATACTGCATGTGCTTGGTTATTTTCTAGATATTCTAAACCAGAGGATTTCAAACTATGATATGAggattcccagggtcctggagacTCTTTTTGGGGGCGATCAGGTCCTCACTCTTCCAATGAAGGTGAAGATGTATTTTTGTCTTATGCCTCAACTAAAATCACATATTGCCCCAGGGTGAATGAAGAAGGAGATACAAGTGTCATCTTGCCTTCCATCCTGCCAACATTGGTCACATttggaaaactgtaaaacaaagCCACACTGCTCACTACATGAGTTGTTCAAAATGCAGTTGCTTTGCTAAAGTGTCCCTTATATTAACATGAGTTGATTGTTCCCTTAGATTGAATCAAAGGTTGATTATTGTTCTTTTCCATGTGTTAATAACTAAATAGTTTCAAAGAATCACAGTTTTAATTACTAATATGGTAAGAATGGAGAGTTATCACTCCCTCAAACTATGGCCCTCTAGGGGACTCAATAGGTTTCTAGAGTAAAGAAATCCTGACACCAAAATGTATGAGCACTGTCTCATATTAGTCTGTGTCACTATTGGtaatgttattttatgttttcctcaaATTTTATCTTTAACGTGATGATTATGGGTGTAATTGCATGGAAAATACTGTCCATTTGGGAAGTTGATCTAGTCTTCTGCAACTTGTGTTCTGGCTTTGTTCAAATACATTCCACcttcattcttttatcttttaggTCAATGATCACGTCTCTTCCCTTCTGATCCTGATATTCCTTCTTTCTGTATCTTTCCTCAAGCACCACTCCTGGCTTTCTGTTCCCTGCTAATGAGCAGCACAGACAGTGAGTACCCTTGCCTTGTTCCGGATTCTAAAACAATGCGCACCTAGTTTCCCACTTCATGTAACATTTGCCAATTTTGCGGTATATATTCTTAGTTAGCTAAGAAAGGCCTAGTGAATTTCGAGTTGagaagaagctttttaaaaatctttatgatATGTGcattttgcagtatatataaaataatgcactaatatatatcaattaaaaatCTATTCTAAAAATCATAAATAGGAATTCAAATTTAGTAATCGAAGACTACTGCCTAGATTGATGTAATTATATGACATTTCCTTTTTAGTTTATTCATGTGACTAATCACATGATAGGTATTCTGATGCTGAATTATGCTTCTCCTTCATGGGATAAACTAGGTACCTTCATTCCCCTTCTGGTCTCACTAGATGCAGCATCTGAGGCAGGTCATAACTACAGCATGGTGTCTGAATTCATCCTCGTGGGCTTCTCCAACTTCCCCCCACATCTCCTGCCCGTCTTCTTCCTGCTGTTCCTGCTCATGTACCTGTTCACGCTGCTGGGGAACCTGATCATCATGGCCACTGTCTGGAGTGAGCGCAACCTGCACACACCTATGTACCTCTTCCTGTGCGCCCTGTCCGTCTCTGAGATCCTCTATACCTTCTCCATCACCCCACGCCTGCTGACTGACTTGCTCTCCACCAGCCACACCATTACCTTTGTGGCCTGTGCCAGCCAGATGTTCTTCTCCTTCATGTTCGGCTTCACTCACTCTTTCCTGCTCACAGTCATGGGCTACGACCGCTACATGGCCATCACCCACCCCCTTTCGTACAATGTGCTCATGAGCACCCGCTCCTGTGCCCATCTAGTGTCCTGGTCCTgggctggtggctcagtcatgggGTTGATGGTGACCCTGATAGTTTTTCACCTCACCTTCTGTGGG from Ursus arctos isolate Adak ecotype North America unplaced genomic scaffold, UrsArc2.0 scaffold_14, whole genome shotgun sequence includes:
- the LOC113256517 gene encoding olfactory receptor 10H4-like, translating into MVSEFILVGFSNFPPHLLPVFFLLFLLMYLFTLLGNLIIMATVWSERNLHTPMYLFLCALSVSEILYTFSITPRLLTDLLSTSHTITFVACASQMFFSFMFGFTHSFLLTVMGYDRYMAITHPLSYNVLMSTRSCAHLVSWSWAGGSVMGLMVTLIVFHLTFCGSNVIHHFGCHALSLLNLACGKETSSVTMGVILVCVTALMGCLFLIVLSYVFIVAAILRIPSAEGRHKTFSTCVSHLTVVIVHYSFASIIYLKPKGPHSMDSNTLMATTYTVFTPFLSPIIFSLRNKELKNGIKKSFQRKFSPLSS